The following nucleotide sequence is from Acetivibrio cellulolyticus CD2.
TTTGTCTCCCCTGCTATGGTTGATAACCTTTTTTATTTCACCGTTTGGAATAATGTAAAGATCTCCATTTCCACTCCTAAGTCTTGTAACCCTTAGCTGAAGCTCCTCTACGACACCTGTCATATTATCCAATGTAATGTTGTCTCCTACACTGTATTGATTTTCAAATACCAGAAAGGCTCCGGATATGACATCCTTTATCAGACTTTGCGAAGCAAACCCAATAGCTATTCCTCCAATGCCAGCAGCTGCCAAAATAGGCTGCAGGTTAAAAGCAGTAGACAATATTGTCAGGATAGCAACACCTGTCAATATATATACAGAGTATTTAAATATGCTCACGAATAATGTAGATAATGTATCCACCCTTTTGCGGTCTATGTATTTAAAAGATTTCTGTTTTTGAAACAGCTTCCTTATCACAAAACTTCCTATTCTGGTCAACACACCCGCAAGTATCGCAACAACTACAATTTTTATAACAATCAATGCAGGGCCATACAAT
It contains:
- a CDS encoding mechanosensitive ion channel family protein; amino-acid sequence: MNNFLDQIKRVPDNLKSILGGLYGPALIVIKIVVVAILAGVLTRIGSFVIRKLFQKQKSFKYIDRKRVDTLSTLFVSIFKYSVYILTGVAILTILSTAFNLQPILAAAGIGGIAIGFASQSLIKDVISGAFLVFENQYSVGDNITLDNMTGVVEELQLRVTRLRSGNGDLYIIPNGEIKKVINHSRGDKAVNVDIPLSYNTDIKKAIEISEKICKQVSSEMGNIREEAKVLGITELGKAGLNLRITAKAIAEENLEVERRIRLLVKEEFSKEKIDFTDKYTLVVDKSRREQQK